The following are encoded in a window of Pyxidicoccus trucidator genomic DNA:
- a CDS encoding amidase has product MHLDDYSRFDAVGLAELVRRKEVTPEELLETAVAAISRVNPKLNAVIDVREAEARNLVKQGLPEGPFRGVPFLVKDLVLHTAGVPTDMGSRLAKGFVFPHDSGLAARLKRTGLVTLGRTNTPEFGNNATTEPVLHGPTRNPWDLERSPGGSSGGSGAAVAAGIVPVAHGNDGGGSLRIPASLCGIFGMKPTRGRVSVGPDVGEALNGMGVEGVVSRTVRDSAAMMDATQGPEAGDPYQIPPPERPYLDEVRRKPGRLRIALSRTAVSGVPVSPDCVAAVEDVARLCVELGHEVVEASPTYDARMLNKAMTTVWATALSTWAYGLGEMLGRPPGPENLETTTWEVARFGAGLKVSDLQSALATFNTVSRTLGAFFVEHDVLLTPTVAVPPYKLGVLDAMVPRAPEDWYAHVFGLCPFTALFNVTGQPAMSVPLYWNADGLPIGVQFAGRFADEATLFRLAGQLEEARPWAGRRPKVHVTQKA; this is encoded by the coding sequence ATGCACCTGGATGACTACAGTCGCTTTGATGCAGTGGGTCTGGCAGAGCTCGTACGCCGCAAGGAAGTGACGCCCGAGGAGCTGTTGGAGACGGCGGTGGCGGCCATCTCACGAGTGAATCCCAAGCTCAACGCGGTCATCGACGTCCGCGAGGCCGAGGCCCGCAACCTCGTGAAGCAGGGCCTGCCGGAGGGCCCCTTCCGGGGCGTGCCCTTCCTCGTCAAGGACCTGGTCCTCCACACCGCGGGCGTCCCCACGGACATGGGCAGCAGGCTGGCCAAGGGCTTCGTGTTCCCCCACGACAGCGGGCTGGCGGCGCGCCTCAAGCGCACGGGCCTGGTGACGCTGGGCCGCACCAACACGCCCGAGTTCGGCAACAACGCCACCACCGAGCCCGTCCTCCATGGGCCCACGCGCAACCCGTGGGATTTGGAGCGCAGCCCGGGTGGCTCCAGCGGCGGCTCCGGGGCGGCGGTGGCGGCGGGCATCGTCCCCGTGGCCCACGGCAACGACGGCGGCGGCTCGCTGCGCATCCCCGCCTCCCTGTGCGGCATCTTCGGCATGAAGCCCACGCGGGGCCGCGTCTCCGTGGGCCCGGACGTGGGCGAGGCCCTCAACGGCATGGGCGTGGAGGGCGTGGTGTCCCGCACGGTGCGAGACAGCGCGGCGATGATGGACGCCACGCAGGGGCCCGAGGCGGGGGACCCGTACCAGATCCCTCCGCCGGAGCGACCGTACCTGGACGAGGTGCGTCGCAAGCCGGGCCGCCTGCGCATCGCGCTGTCGCGCACGGCCGTGTCCGGCGTCCCGGTGAGCCCGGACTGTGTCGCCGCCGTCGAGGACGTCGCGCGACTGTGTGTCGAGCTGGGCCATGAGGTGGTGGAGGCGTCGCCCACCTACGACGCGCGGATGCTGAACAAGGCGATGACGACGGTCTGGGCGACTGCGCTGTCCACCTGGGCGTATGGCCTGGGGGAGATGCTGGGCCGCCCGCCGGGGCCGGAGAACCTGGAGACCACCACGTGGGAGGTGGCGCGCTTCGGCGCGGGCCTCAAGGTGTCGGACCTCCAGTCGGCGCTCGCCACGTTCAACACGGTGTCGCGCACGTTGGGCGCGTTCTTCGTCGAGCATGACGTGCTGCTGACGCCCACGGTGGCGGTGCCGCCCTACAAGCTCGGAGTGCTGGACGCGATGGTGCCCAGGGCCCCCGAGGACTGGTACGCGCACGTCTTCGGCCTCTGCCCGTTCACCGCGCTGTTCAACGTCACCGGCCAGCCGGCCATGTCCGTGCCGCTGTACTGGAACGCCGACGGCCTGCCCATCGGCGTCCAGTTCGCCGGCCGCTTCGCTGACGAGGCCACGCTGTTCCGCCTCGCCGGCCAGTTGGAGGAGGCCCGCCCGTGGGCGGGGCGCCGGCCGAAGGTGCACGTGACGCAGAAGGCCTGA
- a CDS encoding serine hydrolase — MRTVLCVSWLVAATAAAEASPDAGTRVPLQSVVDSLVQEAARLSPGTDVAIAVKDLRTGEYAGSADTVPHVSASSAKVFWVAAALKKVDTAKVTPLAEKVFRTSDNEATGQVIDLVGGPDAINDYLRSLGLLNTALTKWNYGRPRRATNSPRALDNDNYFCAADAVSFLQRLDGGELLKPGPTSRLLGWMELPRREGCGGWLGTRLPPVARATLRHKAGWLPPGCCSDDARYNVLNEVGLVRLPDGGRYAVALLAAHGTDWPKQAFFVERASCVLYRALSGEASLDCGEALAKQGGPTAAPVPDGGTPPNYDCD; from the coding sequence ATGCGAACCGTCCTGTGTGTCTCGTGGCTCGTCGCGGCGACCGCCGCGGCGGAGGCTTCCCCCGACGCGGGCACCCGCGTGCCGCTCCAGTCCGTGGTGGACTCGCTGGTCCAGGAGGCCGCGCGCCTGTCGCCCGGCACCGACGTGGCCATCGCCGTGAAGGATTTGCGCACCGGCGAGTACGCCGGCAGCGCGGACACGGTGCCGCACGTCTCCGCCAGCTCGGCCAAGGTGTTCTGGGTCGCCGCCGCGCTGAAGAAGGTGGACACGGCGAAAGTCACGCCGCTGGCGGAGAAGGTCTTCCGCACGTCCGACAACGAGGCCACCGGGCAGGTCATCGACCTGGTGGGCGGGCCGGACGCCATCAATGACTACCTGCGCTCGCTGGGCCTGCTGAACACCGCGCTCACGAAGTGGAACTACGGGCGCCCCCGCCGGGCCACGAACTCGCCGCGCGCGCTGGACAACGACAACTACTTCTGCGCGGCCGATGCCGTTTCCTTCCTCCAGCGCCTGGACGGTGGAGAGCTGCTGAAGCCGGGGCCCACCTCGCGGCTCCTGGGGTGGATGGAGCTGCCCCGGCGCGAGGGCTGCGGCGGGTGGCTCGGCACGCGCCTGCCGCCCGTGGCGAGGGCGACGCTGCGGCACAAGGCGGGCTGGCTGCCTCCCGGGTGTTGCTCGGATGACGCGCGCTACAACGTCCTCAACGAGGTGGGGCTGGTGCGGCTGCCGGACGGAGGCCGCTATGCCGTGGCGCTCCTGGCGGCGCATGGCACGGACTGGCCGAAGCAGGCGTTCTTCGTGGAGCGCGCCTCATGCGTCCTCTACCGCGCCCTCTCCGGCGAGGCGTCGCTGGACTGCGGCGAGGCGCTGGCGAAGCAGGGCGGGCCGACGGCGGCGCCCGTGCCGGATGGTGGCACTCCGCCCAACTACGACTGCGACTGA
- a CDS encoding membrane dipeptidase has protein sequence MPRNHRLARHGALAALSFTLGLGCGPVEDAPPVPVPETTEEAAQPLAVPGFAELHHHMFAEEAFGGGWFHGDHLATLASCDGGLPESDHARVRMDLSNMLNLCPNSGNVDLSGVPILSAFFGIGGAVASEYIGKIEGTEGDTGIHLGRATVNTQWPRWDTIAHQQSWQGWLRQAHQGGMSLVMVSLVSNEFLCKALPYDNLKRPCDEMADVEVQLQQARTFDANNDWVEIALSPAHARNIINSGRLAMVLSIEASKLFGTKDWRTELDRYYSLGVRSLQPVHQLDNRFGGAALHNAIFQAAQFLETCHIDYDCGVTTDTFTLGFDVYRDAAGNCRNTRGLTADGKALLQAMMAKGMLIDVAHVSEKGLQDAYAVAQANAYYPLVISHGHFREVMNPELADDEKTTPAWAVRYVRQTGGIFGLRTAHDETRAYTKSGVANNCHGSSRSLAQAYEFGRQGLKVPMAFGADLNGFIQQTRPRFGDHGACSAGFQAEADAQSRQQTVGGPARLGTGLDEFGLAHVGLLPDLLKDLGRVGAQTTALAGSSESFLRVWERASGPRSGMADAAADIDTSGVAAYVPKATREAAYPMLCGERYAPQSKEVGQECRFDQECTNNSCNSGDCGSIGFCTCNNDAECGTGRYCGYALNQGKCQTKKAKGASCLYGRECLSGSCSWLSCR, from the coding sequence ATGCCTCGCAATCACCGTCTGGCGCGCCATGGAGCGCTGGCCGCCCTGTCATTCACCCTCGGCCTGGGCTGTGGCCCGGTAGAGGACGCACCGCCCGTCCCCGTCCCCGAAACCACCGAGGAGGCCGCGCAGCCGCTGGCGGTGCCGGGCTTCGCGGAATTGCACCACCACATGTTCGCGGAGGAGGCATTTGGCGGCGGCTGGTTCCACGGGGACCACCTGGCCACCCTGGCGAGCTGTGACGGCGGACTTCCGGAGAGCGACCACGCGCGCGTCCGCATGGACCTGAGCAACATGCTCAACCTCTGTCCCAACTCCGGCAACGTGGACCTGAGCGGCGTCCCCATCCTGTCCGCGTTCTTCGGCATCGGCGGCGCGGTGGCCTCCGAGTACATCGGCAAGATTGAGGGCACCGAGGGCGACACCGGAATCCACCTGGGCCGCGCCACGGTGAACACCCAGTGGCCGCGCTGGGACACGATTGCGCACCAGCAGTCCTGGCAGGGCTGGCTGCGGCAGGCGCACCAGGGCGGCATGTCCCTGGTGATGGTGTCCCTGGTCAGCAACGAGTTCCTCTGCAAGGCGCTGCCGTACGACAACCTCAAGCGCCCCTGTGACGAGATGGCCGACGTGGAGGTGCAGCTCCAGCAGGCGCGCACCTTCGACGCGAACAACGACTGGGTGGAGATTGCCCTCTCGCCCGCGCACGCGCGCAACATCATCAACTCCGGCCGCCTGGCGATGGTGCTCTCCATCGAGGCGAGCAAGCTCTTCGGGACGAAGGATTGGCGCACGGAGCTGGACCGCTACTACTCGCTGGGCGTGCGCTCGCTCCAGCCGGTGCACCAACTGGACAACCGCTTCGGCGGCGCGGCGCTGCACAACGCCATCTTCCAGGCGGCGCAGTTCCTGGAGACCTGCCACATCGACTACGACTGCGGCGTGACGACGGACACCTTCACGCTCGGGTTCGACGTGTACCGCGACGCCGCCGGCAACTGCCGCAACACGCGCGGGCTCACCGCGGACGGCAAGGCGCTGCTCCAGGCGATGATGGCCAAGGGCATGCTCATCGACGTGGCGCACGTGTCGGAGAAGGGCCTGCAGGACGCGTACGCCGTCGCCCAGGCGAACGCGTACTACCCGCTGGTCATCTCCCACGGCCACTTCCGCGAGGTGATGAACCCGGAGCTGGCGGACGACGAGAAGACGACGCCCGCGTGGGCCGTGCGCTACGTGCGGCAGACGGGCGGCATCTTCGGCCTGCGCACCGCGCATGACGAGACGCGCGCGTACACGAAGTCCGGCGTCGCCAACAACTGCCACGGCTCCAGCCGCTCCCTGGCGCAGGCGTACGAGTTCGGCCGCCAGGGCCTCAAGGTCCCCATGGCCTTCGGCGCGGACCTCAACGGCTTCATCCAGCAGACGCGCCCGCGCTTCGGCGACCACGGCGCGTGCTCGGCGGGCTTCCAGGCGGAGGCGGACGCGCAGTCGCGGCAGCAGACCGTGGGCGGGCCGGCGCGCCTGGGCACGGGCCTGGACGAGTTCGGCCTCGCGCACGTGGGCCTGCTGCCGGACCTGCTGAAGGACCTGGGTCGCGTGGGCGCGCAGACCACTGCCCTGGCCGGCTCCTCGGAGTCCTTCCTGCGCGTCTGGGAGCGCGCGTCGGGCCCGCGCTCGGGAATGGCGGACGCGGCGGCGGACATCGACACCAGCGGCGTTGCCGCCTACGTGCCGAAGGCCACCCGCGAGGCGGCGTACCCCATGCTGTGCGGTGAGCGCTACGCGCCGCAGTCCAAGGAGGTGGGCCAGGAGTGCCGGTTCGACCAGGAGTGCACCAACAACTCCTGCAACTCCGGGGACTGTGGCTCCATCGGCTTCTGCACCTGCAACAATGACGCGGAATGCGGCACCGGCCGGTACTGCGGGTACGCGCTCAACCAGGGCAAGTGCCAGACCAAGAAGGCCAAGGGCGCGTCCTGCCTGTACGGCCGCGAGTGCCTGTCGGGCTCGTGCAGCTGGCTGTCCTGCCGCTGA
- a CDS encoding DEAD/DEAH box helicase: MSATAQLLEAVRKEAKPGIWSNGVNLARSGAVVLQSQKEGELELRVRAKGRPVALTVVLYPNDDAWECDCPSLVDPCEHVVAAAISIQQAEKQETPLETAAARWSRVVYHFTRADGGLQLHRSLAHADGTEEPLEGSLTSLVAQPAKAATLQVEQSDLLADRILEARRTRGTLSPETLEAILKVLENARNVLLDGRPVAVSDEPVQPRAVVEDRGAQLVVTVTKDPRVAEVVSPGVALLGDALARLSETQMTGPWLQNLPIVRTYAPEQMGELTSKILPELGRRMPVDVRSRRLPRLDRELRPRVLLELNQLESGLSVLPTLVYGAPPTVRIDNGRMTYLRGAVPLRDEAAEQRLIHQLREELNLVPGKRLTVQGPEMVRWADKLRRWRGDLAGDAAGLVSPDVRLRPLLQVQSGVTGQGVPDVRFTLEFQVEGAKGEVKAVDAAAVIRAWTEGLGLVPLDGGGWAPLPRAWLDKNGQRVADLLAARQADGKVSNHALPELTALCETLEQPPPPGLERLAPLISGFEKLPPPVLPPDLTATLRQYQLQGVSWLGFLRGAGLGGILADDMGLGKTLQTLCALGPGSLVVCPTSVLPNWANEVKKFRPSLKVCVYHGPGRALDPAADITLTTYSIMRLDAAMLGARTWDTLVLDEAQSIKNPDSQVARAAFGLKANFRLALSGTPLENRLEELWSLMHFTNPGLLGGRRHFQDKVAQPIADGRPEAAEGLRRRIRPFVLRRLKRDVAPELPPRIDSVMHVQLDERERAVYDSVMAATRKEVVALLNEGGSVLKALEALLRLRQAACHPALVPGQRASTSSKVETLVDALETAVSEGHKALVFSQWTSLMDLIEPHLKSAGIGFERLDGTTVNRGEVTDRFQSPEGAPVLLMSLKAGGTGLNLTAADHVFLVDPWWNPAVEAQAADRAHRIGQERTVMVYRLVSQGTVEERILGLQEKKRAIFEAALSEASAATAITREDLLELFA; the protein is encoded by the coding sequence ATGTCAGCGACTGCTCAACTGCTGGAAGCCGTCCGGAAGGAAGCAAAGCCGGGCATCTGGTCCAATGGCGTCAACCTCGCGCGCTCCGGAGCCGTGGTGCTCCAGTCGCAGAAGGAGGGCGAGCTGGAGCTGAGGGTGCGGGCCAAGGGACGGCCGGTCGCCCTCACGGTGGTCCTCTACCCGAATGACGACGCCTGGGAGTGTGACTGCCCCAGTCTGGTTGACCCGTGCGAGCACGTGGTGGCGGCGGCCATCTCCATCCAGCAGGCGGAGAAGCAGGAGACGCCCCTGGAGACGGCGGCGGCGCGCTGGTCCCGCGTCGTCTACCACTTCACCCGCGCGGACGGCGGCTTGCAGCTCCACCGCTCGCTGGCGCACGCGGACGGCACGGAGGAGCCCCTGGAGGGCAGCCTGACGTCGCTGGTGGCCCAGCCGGCGAAGGCCGCGACGCTGCAGGTGGAGCAGTCGGACCTCCTCGCGGACCGCATCCTGGAGGCGCGCCGCACGCGCGGCACGCTGTCTCCGGAGACGCTGGAGGCCATCCTCAAGGTGCTGGAGAACGCCCGCAACGTGCTGCTCGACGGGCGCCCGGTGGCCGTGTCGGACGAGCCCGTCCAGCCCAGGGCCGTGGTGGAGGACCGGGGCGCGCAGCTGGTGGTGACGGTGACGAAGGACCCTCGCGTGGCGGAGGTGGTGAGCCCGGGCGTCGCGCTGCTCGGTGACGCGCTGGCCCGCCTGAGCGAGACGCAGATGACGGGCCCGTGGCTCCAGAACCTGCCCATCGTCCGCACCTACGCGCCCGAGCAGATGGGGGAGCTGACCTCCAAAATCCTCCCCGAGCTGGGCCGCCGCATGCCGGTGGACGTCCGCAGCCGGCGTCTGCCCCGACTGGACCGTGAGCTGCGGCCGCGCGTCCTGCTGGAGCTGAACCAGCTGGAGTCGGGCCTGTCCGTCCTGCCCACGCTCGTCTACGGCGCGCCGCCCACGGTGCGCATCGACAACGGCCGCATGACGTACCTGCGCGGCGCCGTGCCGCTGCGCGACGAGGCCGCCGAGCAGCGCCTCATCCACCAGCTCCGCGAGGAGCTGAACCTCGTCCCCGGCAAGCGGCTGACGGTGCAGGGGCCGGAGATGGTGCGCTGGGCAGACAAGCTCCGCCGCTGGCGCGGAGACCTGGCCGGCGACGCGGCGGGCCTGGTGAGTCCGGACGTGCGGCTCCGGCCGTTGCTTCAGGTCCAGTCCGGCGTCACGGGGCAGGGTGTCCCCGACGTGCGCTTCACGCTGGAGTTCCAGGTGGAGGGGGCCAAGGGCGAGGTCAAGGCGGTGGACGCCGCCGCCGTCATCCGCGCGTGGACGGAGGGGCTGGGGCTGGTGCCGCTGGACGGCGGAGGCTGGGCCCCGCTGCCCCGGGCGTGGCTGGACAAGAACGGCCAGCGCGTCGCGGACCTGCTGGCCGCGCGGCAGGCGGATGGCAAGGTGTCCAACCACGCCCTGCCGGAGCTGACCGCGCTGTGCGAGACGCTGGAGCAGCCGCCTCCGCCCGGCCTGGAGAGGCTGGCGCCGCTCATCTCCGGCTTCGAGAAGCTGCCGCCGCCGGTGCTCCCGCCGGACCTCACCGCGACGCTGCGCCAGTACCAGCTTCAGGGCGTGAGCTGGCTGGGCTTCCTGCGCGGGGCCGGGCTGGGCGGCATCCTGGCCGACGACATGGGCCTGGGAAAGACGCTCCAGACGCTGTGCGCGCTGGGGCCGGGCTCGCTCGTGGTGTGCCCCACCAGTGTGTTGCCCAACTGGGCCAACGAGGTGAAGAAGTTCCGCCCGTCGCTCAAGGTCTGCGTGTACCACGGGCCCGGCCGCGCGCTGGACCCGGCCGCCGACATCACCCTCACCACGTACTCCATCATGCGGCTGGACGCGGCCATGCTCGGGGCGCGCACCTGGGACACGCTGGTGCTGGACGAGGCGCAGTCCATCAAGAACCCGGACAGCCAGGTGGCGCGCGCGGCCTTCGGCCTCAAGGCGAACTTCCGGCTCGCGCTGAGCGGCACCCCGCTGGAGAACCGGCTGGAGGAGCTGTGGAGCCTGATGCACTTCACCAACCCGGGCCTGCTCGGGGGGCGGAGGCACTTCCAGGACAAGGTGGCCCAGCCCATCGCCGACGGACGCCCGGAGGCCGCGGAGGGACTGCGCCGGCGCATCCGGCCCTTCGTCCTCCGGCGCCTCAAGCGCGACGTGGCGCCCGAGCTTCCGCCGCGCATCGACTCGGTGATGCACGTGCAGTTGGATGAGCGCGAGCGCGCTGTCTACGACTCGGTGATGGCGGCGACGCGCAAGGAAGTGGTCGCCCTGCTCAACGAGGGCGGCAGCGTGCTCAAGGCGCTGGAGGCGCTGCTGCGGCTGCGTCAGGCCGCGTGCCACCCCGCGCTCGTCCCGGGCCAGCGGGCCAGCACTTCGTCCAAGGTGGAGACGCTGGTGGACGCGCTCGAGACGGCGGTGTCCGAGGGCCACAAGGCGCTGGTCTTCTCGCAGTGGACGTCGCTGATGGACCTCATCGAGCCGCACCTCAAGTCGGCGGGCATCGGCTTCGAGCGTCTGGACGGCACCACCGTCAACCGCGGCGAAGTCACGGACCGCTTTCAGTCGCCCGAAGGTGCCCCGGTGCTCCTGATGTCACTCAAGGCGGGTGGCACGGGCCTCAATCTCACGGCGGCGGACCACGTGTTCCTGGTGGACCCGTGGTGGAACCCGGCGGTGGAGGCGCAGGCGGCGGACCGCGCCCACCGCATCGGCCAGGAGCGGACGGTGATGGTGTACCGGCTCGTCTCACAGGGGACAGTGGAGGAGCGAATCCTGGGGCTCCAGGAGAAGAAGCGCGCCATCTTCGAGGCAGCCCTGAGCGAGGCCTCCGCCGCCACCGCGATTACCCGTGAGGACCTGCTCGAACTCTTCGCCTGA
- the surE gene encoding 5'/3'-nucleotidase SurE, which produces MNNHRFFSFLTAAVLGLGTQAQAASDSHDSAKASSASRPLRILLTTDDGINGAGMRILRDTLCAAGHQVTVVAPSADRSGTSGALTLNAVMRTTRGTFPCGEGTGASWAVTGTPADSVLFGLAVVFGEQRPDLVISGMNYGQNVGRAVNHSGTVGAAVAGAEEGIPSIAVSIGLNLADSGTGFSQTLAAAPQVATYVKNLAEQLRDTADREGRLLPDRIALNVNYPVVLNEAGLFDASQVDGPTVTSVGHAEVVRPTYLPIPNTTDTYVAQGPICGLATACAPETEDDADTTALAQGEISITPIAVDGTARPSLKPLLRVRLRR; this is translated from the coding sequence ATGAACAACCACCGATTCTTCTCGTTCCTCACCGCGGCGGTGCTCGGGCTGGGCACGCAGGCACAGGCGGCTTCGGATTCCCATGACTCGGCGAAGGCGTCCTCCGCGAGCCGCCCGCTTCGCATCCTCCTGACGACGGATGACGGCATCAACGGCGCGGGGATGCGCATCCTCCGGGACACGCTGTGTGCCGCGGGCCATCAGGTGACGGTGGTGGCGCCTTCCGCGGACCGCAGTGGCACCAGCGGCGCGCTCACGCTCAATGCGGTGATGCGCACCACGCGTGGCACGTTCCCCTGTGGTGAGGGGACGGGCGCGTCCTGGGCGGTGACGGGCACTCCGGCGGACTCCGTGCTCTTCGGCCTGGCCGTGGTGTTCGGCGAGCAGCGCCCGGACCTGGTGATTTCGGGGATGAACTACGGCCAGAACGTGGGGCGCGCGGTGAACCACTCGGGCACGGTGGGGGCAGCGGTTGCAGGGGCGGAGGAAGGGATTCCGTCCATCGCGGTGAGCATCGGCCTCAACCTGGCGGACTCGGGCACGGGCTTCTCGCAGACGCTGGCGGCGGCGCCCCAGGTCGCGACGTACGTGAAAAACCTGGCCGAGCAGCTTCGCGACACGGCCGACCGCGAGGGACGCCTGCTGCCGGACCGCATCGCACTCAACGTCAACTACCCCGTCGTGCTGAACGAGGCCGGCCTCTTCGACGCCTCGCAGGTGGACGGGCCCACCGTCACGTCCGTGGGACACGCGGAGGTGGTCCGCCCGACGTACCTGCCCATCCCGAACACAACGGACACGTATGTCGCGCAGGGCCCCATCTGCGGGCTCGCCACCGCGTGCGCTCCGGAGACGGAAGACGACGCGGACACCACCGCGCTGGCGCAGGGGGAGATCTCCATCACCCCCATCGCCGTGGACGGCACGGCGCGCCCGTCGCTCAAGCCTCTGCTGCGCGTGCGGCTTCGCAGGTAG
- a CDS encoding acyl-CoA thioesterase → MSEVESAERYRYFLPITTRWMDNDVYGHINNVTYYSYFDTVANHFLIHEGGLDIHASSVIGLVVESKCAYRAPLAYPDALRAGLRVDKLGNRSVTYGIGIFKEGETQPAAHGHFVHVFVDRLTRKAVAMPERLREALARISVT, encoded by the coding sequence GTGTCCGAGGTCGAGTCCGCCGAGCGCTACCGCTACTTCCTGCCCATCACCACCCGGTGGATGGACAACGACGTGTACGGCCACATCAACAACGTCACGTACTACAGCTACTTCGACACCGTGGCGAACCACTTCCTCATCCACGAGGGCGGCCTGGACATCCACGCCAGCTCCGTCATCGGCCTGGTGGTGGAGTCGAAGTGCGCCTACCGCGCCCCGCTCGCGTACCCCGACGCGCTGCGGGCCGGCCTGCGCGTGGACAAGCTCGGCAACCGCTCCGTTACCTATGGCATCGGCATCTTCAAGGAGGGCGAGACGCAGCCCGCCGCCCACGGGCACTTCGTCCACGTCTTCGTGGACCGCCTGACGCGCAAGGCCGTGGCCATGCCGGAGCGGCTCCGGGAAGCGCTGGCGCGAATCTCCGTGACGTAG
- a CDS encoding hydroxyacid-oxoacid transhydrogenase, with product MGCCHYHPVGEGCDNAFTVDTSRVTFGRGCLAEVGDRARALGMKRVALFSDARVARLPFFEKVRQSLLAAGLDVVVFTDVHIEPTDQSFLEAARFAAEVQPDGYVSLGGGSVIDTCKAANLYATYPADFLTYVNAPVGAGRPVPGPLKPHIACPTTSGTGSEVTGITICDVLSLSAKTGIASPALRPTEALIDPDCTTSLPGEVVAASGLDVLSHALESYTARPYVRRPAPARPSLRPMSQGANPWSDLGCREALRLLGLYLERAVKDAGDSEAREQTMWAATLAGIAFGNAGVHAPHGMAYAVAGLVRDFRPSGYPDEEPLVPHGMAVIVNAPAVFRYTAGVSPERHLEAARGLGADTRGAAPEDAGEVLARETIRIMRAVGMPNGLGGVGYTEADVAALTEGAFPQQRLLQNAPREMSKPVLSDLFRQALSYW from the coding sequence ATGGGCTGCTGCCACTACCACCCGGTCGGCGAGGGCTGTGACAACGCCTTCACCGTGGACACGTCCAGGGTCACCTTCGGTCGGGGCTGTCTGGCGGAGGTGGGCGACCGGGCCCGGGCGCTCGGGATGAAGCGCGTGGCGCTGTTCTCCGACGCGCGCGTGGCGCGGCTGCCCTTCTTCGAGAAGGTGCGCCAGTCGCTGCTCGCCGCGGGGCTGGACGTCGTCGTCTTCACCGACGTGCACATCGAGCCCACGGACCAGTCCTTCCTGGAAGCGGCGCGCTTCGCGGCGGAGGTCCAACCGGACGGCTACGTCTCCCTCGGCGGCGGCTCGGTCATCGACACCTGCAAGGCCGCCAACCTGTACGCCACGTACCCGGCCGACTTCCTCACGTACGTCAATGCGCCCGTCGGCGCGGGCCGCCCGGTGCCCGGGCCGCTCAAGCCGCACATCGCGTGCCCCACCACGTCCGGCACGGGCAGCGAAGTCACGGGCATCACCATCTGCGACGTGCTCTCCCTGTCCGCGAAGACGGGCATCGCGTCGCCCGCGCTGCGCCCCACGGAGGCCCTCATCGACCCGGACTGCACCACCAGCCTGCCCGGCGAGGTGGTGGCCGCCAGCGGGCTGGACGTGCTGTCCCATGCGCTGGAGTCCTATACCGCGCGTCCCTACGTGCGCCGTCCCGCGCCCGCGCGACCGAGCCTGCGGCCCATGAGCCAGGGCGCCAACCCGTGGAGCGACCTGGGCTGCCGCGAGGCGCTGCGCCTGCTGGGCCTGTACCTGGAGCGCGCGGTGAAGGACGCGGGCGACTCCGAGGCCCGCGAGCAGACGATGTGGGCCGCCACGCTCGCCGGCATCGCCTTCGGCAACGCGGGCGTGCACGCTCCGCACGGCATGGCGTACGCGGTGGCCGGGCTGGTGCGCGACTTCCGCCCCTCGGGCTACCCCGACGAGGAGCCCCTGGTGCCGCATGGCATGGCCGTCATCGTGAACGCCCCCGCCGTGTTCCGTTACACCGCCGGGGTCAGCCCGGAGCGCCACCTGGAGGCCGCCCGGGGGCTGGGCGCGGACACGCGGGGCGCCGCGCCGGAGGACGCCGGTGAGGTGCTCGCCCGGGAAACCATCCGCATCATGCGCGCGGTGGGCATGCCCAACGGCCTGGGCGGAGTCGGCTACACCGAGGCCGACGTCGCCGCCCTCACGGAAGGGGCGTTCCCGCAGCAGCGCCTGTTGCAGAACGCTCCGCGCGAGATGAGCAAGCCCGTGCTCTCGGACCTGTTCCGCCAGGCGCTGAGCTACTGGTAA